The Negativicutes bacterium genome includes a window with the following:
- the mqnC gene encoding dehypoxanthine futalosine cyclase produces the protein MSISAQEALNLLKHEDILVLGKMADKIRQQKHPDNVVSFVVDRNINYTNICTSECKFCAFYRKEENSDTYVLSNEVIMEKIKETIEAGGTQIMLQGGLNPNLRLGYYVDLLKMIKSKYNITIHSFSPAEIVHIAKQENMSVKAVLLSLHEAGLDSLPGGGAEILVDEIRYKISPKKITADQWLNVMEEAHKIGMKSTATMVIGFGETLEQRIEHMQKIKELQEKTGGFRAFITWTFQPGNTELGGKKTNAWEYLRTLAVTRIYLDNIEHIQGSWVTQGQETGQITLAFGANDLGSIMLEENVVRAAGTAYEMSINKMVNLITASGKIPAQRDTEYNIIKKF, from the coding sequence ATGTCTATTAGTGCCCAAGAAGCTTTAAATTTATTGAAGCATGAAGATATTTTAGTGCTAGGTAAAATGGCTGATAAAATTAGACAACAAAAACATCCTGATAATGTAGTGTCGTTTGTGGTGGATAGAAATATCAACTATACTAATATTTGTACTAGTGAATGTAAGTTTTGTGCATTTTATCGTAAAGAAGAAAACTCTGATACTTATGTTTTGAGTAATGAAGTAATTATGGAAAAAATCAAAGAAACTATTGAAGCCGGTGGAACACAAATAATGCTTCAAGGTGGGTTAAATCCAAACTTAAGACTAGGTTACTATGTTGATTTATTGAAAATGATAAAAAGTAAGTATAATATTACGATTCACTCCTTTTCACCAGCCGAAATAGTCCATATTGCTAAGCAGGAAAATATGTCGGTTAAGGCAGTGTTACTTTCACTACACGAAGCTGGCTTGGACTCTCTACCGGGTGGTGGTGCGGAAATTTTAGTGGATGAAATTAGATATAAAATAAGTCCGAAAAAAATAACAGCAGATCAGTGGCTTAATGTAATGGAAGAAGCACATAAGATAGGCATGAAAAGTACAGCGACGATGGTTATTGGATTTGGAGAAACCTTAGAACAAAGAATAGAACATATGCAAAAGATTAAAGAATTACAAGAAAAAACCGGTGGTTTTAGGGCTTTTATTACTTGGACTTTTCAACCGGGTAATACTGAGCTTGGTGGTAAGAAGACAAATGCTTGGGAATATTTAAGAACATTGGCTGTTACCAGAATTTATTTAGATAATATTGAACATATTCAAGGATCTTGGGTAACGCAAGGACAAGAAACTGGTCAGATTACTTTAGCCTTCGGGGCCAATGATTTAGGCAGTATTATGTTAGAGGAAAATGTAGTGAGAGCAGCTGGTACGGCATATGAGATGTCTATCAATAAAATGGTTAATCTGATTACAGCAAGTGGTAAAATTCCGGCACAACGTGATACGGAATACAATATAATTAAAAAATTTTAG
- a CDS encoding MTAP family purine nucleoside phosphorylase, whose product MNIPKVEYAVIGGSGTLSSDFPSKSMAEDIEILEDNLFFETPYGQSPWFRLFRVGDKKVLTCKMHGWRTGVSRADASRQLFWVFREAGVKRIIAEGGVGTVNTLLDTRDFLIPDDYLDLSQRKDVGLEGKYLLIMRDSLCQEIREKLIENTKGNYNGRIFTRGIYANTEGRHFESPAEIAMLKGHADIVGQSICPEVYLAREIGACYAGLYFVVNYGEGLVKKWSHQELEDIFYDDAPMIGKIILDTIRQMPAEGHCECKDLRKETLLKGIYNK is encoded by the coding sequence ATGAACATTCCCAAAGTAGAATATGCTGTTATTGGCGGGTCAGGAACATTATCAAGTGATTTTCCGAGCAAGTCAATGGCTGAAGATATTGAAATTTTAGAAGATAATTTATTTTTTGAAACACCTTATGGTCAAAGCCCGTGGTTTAGATTGTTTAGGGTTGGTGATAAAAAAGTTTTAACCTGCAAAATGCATGGTTGGCGTACCGGTGTAAGTAGAGCCGATGCTTCTCGCCAATTATTTTGGGTCTTCCGTGAAGCTGGTGTAAAACGTATTATTGCCGAGGGTGGTGTTGGTACGGTTAATACTTTGCTTGACACTAGAGACTTTTTAATACCGGATGATTATCTTGATTTATCTCAACGCAAAGACGTTGGGTTAGAGGGTAAATATTTATTAATAATGCGGGATTCGCTCTGTCAAGAGATAAGGGAAAAGCTGATTGAAAACACTAAGGGAAATTATAATGGTAGAATATTTACCAGAGGAATTTATGCTAATACCGAAGGTCGCCATTTTGAAAGTCCGGCCGAAATTGCGATGCTAAAGGGTCATGCCGATATTGTAGGACAAAGTATTTGTCCGGAAGTATACTTAGCACGAGAAATAGGTGCTTGTTATGCCGGTTTATATTTTGTGGTAAATTACGGTGAAGGTTTGGTTAAAAAATGGTCACATCAAGAATTAGAAGATATTTTTTATGATGATGCACCGATGATTGGTAAAATCATTTTAGATACAATTAGACAAATGCCAGCAGAAGGTCATTGTGAATGCAAAGACTTGCGCAAAGAAACTCTGTTAAAAGGTATTTACAACAAATAA
- a CDS encoding solute-binding protein encodes DMNNIISNEAEATLLIGDDALFSYHNRQADLFYYDIGAEWKVLTGLPMVYAVWVVNNEAKLDKADLKFAHDKIVQGFKDGFNNKNLAIESVLNKVSFTSEQISEYLKVLNWDFTAKHKEALLKFYELAYNNGLIDKMPKIEFVEVE; translated from the coding sequence GATATGAATAATATCATTTCTAATGAGGCCGAAGCGACCTTATTAATTGGTGATGATGCGTTATTTTCCTATCATAATCGGCAGGCAGATTTGTTTTATTATGATATTGGAGCAGAGTGGAAAGTCTTGACAGGATTGCCGATGGTCTATGCAGTGTGGGTTGTTAATAATGAAGCTAAGTTGGATAAAGCTGACTTGAAATTTGCACATGATAAAATAGTACAAGGATTTAAGGATGGTTTTAACAATAAAAATTTAGCGATTGAGTCAGTCCTAAATAAAGTTTCTTTTACGTCAGAACAAATAAGTGAGTATTTAAAGGTTTTAAATTGGGACTTTACAGCTAAGCACAAAGAAGCACTGTTAAAATTTTATGAGTTAGCCTATAATAATGGCTTAATAGATAAAATGCCGAAAATAGAGTTTGTGGAGGTTGAGTAG
- the guaA gene encoding glutamine-hydrolyzing GMP synthase yields MILIMDFGGQYNQLIARRVREWGVYCEIVPYDYSIEQIQAKKPAGIIFTGGPNSVYGDDTPKADAKVFELNVPVLGICYGHQFMAHTLGGKVENAKVGEYGKTGVVLNTTVTLFEGIDSDNESWMSHMDYVSAAPEGFSVISRTKECPVAAMMNEDRKLYGVQFHPEVEHTPFGKTMLYNFLFKICDVKGDWNMASFAQTKIQEIKDKVGDKKVLCALSGGVDSSVAAVMVHKAVGKQLTCVFVDHGLLRKDEGDQVEAIFREQFDMNLIRVNAKDRFLGKLAGVSDPERKRKIIGEEFIRVFEEESNKLGKIDFLVQGTIYPDVVESGTKTSATIKSHHNVGGLPEDMELELIEPLRELFKDEVRAVGTELGIPHHLVWRQPFPGPGLAIRVLGEITEEKLAITREADAIFRDEIAKAGLEGKIWQYFACLPNIRSVGVMGDERTYCHTIALRAVTSSDGMTSDWAQIPYEVLDRVSRRIVNEVKGVNRIVYDITSKPPSTIEWE; encoded by the coding sequence ATGATTTTAATTATGGATTTTGGTGGGCAATATAACCAATTAATCGCTAGAAGAGTAAGAGAATGGGGCGTTTATTGTGAAATAGTTCCTTACGATTATAGCATTGAACAAATACAAGCAAAAAAACCAGCTGGAATAATCTTTACTGGTGGACCTAACAGTGTTTATGGTGATGATACACCGAAAGCTGATGCCAAAGTATTTGAATTAAATGTACCAGTACTTGGGATTTGTTATGGTCATCAATTTATGGCACATACATTGGGCGGAAAAGTTGAAAATGCAAAAGTTGGTGAATATGGCAAAACCGGAGTAGTGCTTAATACAACAGTAACGCTGTTTGAAGGCATCGATAGTGATAATGAGTCTTGGATGAGTCATATGGACTATGTATCAGCAGCTCCTGAAGGTTTTAGTGTTATTTCTCGTACTAAAGAATGTCCGGTTGCAGCAATGATGAATGAAGATAGAAAACTATATGGTGTACAATTCCACCCTGAAGTTGAACATACTCCTTTCGGTAAAACTATGTTATATAATTTCTTGTTTAAAATTTGCGATGTAAAAGGTGATTGGAATATGGCATCTTTTGCACAAACTAAAATTCAAGAAATAAAAGATAAAGTTGGCGACAAAAAAGTATTATGTGCGTTATCTGGTGGCGTTGATTCCTCAGTAGCAGCAGTAATGGTACATAAAGCGGTAGGCAAGCAATTAACTTGTGTTTTTGTTGATCATGGCTTATTGCGTAAAGATGAAGGCGATCAAGTTGAAGCTATCTTTAGAGAACAATTTGACATGAACTTAATTCGTGTTAATGCGAAAGATAGGTTCTTAGGTAAATTAGCCGGTGTTTCCGATCCGGAGAGAAAAAGAAAAATTATCGGCGAAGAGTTTATTAGAGTGTTTGAAGAAGAATCTAATAAATTGGGTAAAATTGATTTCTTAGTACAAGGGACAATTTATCCTGATGTTGTAGAAAGTGGTACTAAAACTTCCGCAACAATTAAGAGTCATCATAATGTTGGTGGCTTGCCTGAAGATATGGAATTAGAATTAATTGAACCATTAAGAGAATTGTTTAAAGACGAAGTAAGAGCGGTAGGAACTGAACTTGGAATTCCTCATCACTTAGTATGGCGTCAGCCATTCCCAGGTCCGGGCTTAGCAATTAGAGTTTTAGGTGAAATCACCGAAGAAAAATTAGCGATTACCAGAGAAGCAGATGCAATTTTCCGTGATGAAATTGCTAAAGCAGGCTTAGAAGGTAAGATATGGCAATATTTTGCATGCCTACCTAATATTCGTTCGGTTGGGGTAATGGGTGATGAAAGAACATATTGTCACACTATCGCATTAAGAGCTGTTACAAGCTCTGACGGAATGACTTCCGACTGGGCTCAAATTCCTTACGAAGTATTAGACCGTGTATCACGTCGTATTGTAAACGAAGTAAAAGGCGTAAACCGTATTGTTTACGACATAACATCAAAACCACCATCGACAATCGAGTGGGAATAA